From Gopherus flavomarginatus isolate rGopFla2 chromosome 7, rGopFla2.mat.asm, whole genome shotgun sequence, the proteins below share one genomic window:
- the LOC127055713 gene encoding interleukin-23 receptor-like, with translation MVRFKVAAALHILFGWICRGVINIHCSGYVWIEPAPVIQMGLNISINCHSTLNCQMAKLYMMLNDTHIEDKLLTTINKTTVQLQLHDFRKPYSTVLCYAKCPSRAAYMVVCGTQFSAGHPPDSPTNLTCVIYEHSDHLTCAWDAGKYTYISTNYILYLKSLQTGEEKAFPSTAAINISLSKLQGGKLYSIWVQAKNDLGTAHSDHLHVNLENLVIPATPVITSVETTDSSAPRTMLHWKKQTSMENVYCEERYRALADQTWHMKEWDINVTRGPHTAYSLESNTEYEFQVRCRLILAKSYWSGWSAPFTYTTPEAAPSKILDVWRVMGPVYMNGSREVTVLIKPLAPKDARGKILGYRVFHESRGEMVNLCNTSDTQCKVLVSPATRTVHVTAYNSKGHSMPASITVTQEHSNVNDFLSPTNMQISHDDHRRVSVKWKLPKYTGRSVLWFIVEWISAAQHNQQHDFLWKKVPSQDTFTYIEGDLTAGIHMNISVYAVYQDGISKPCLGQLYLVDLGKRFPNTSIDTGPVIITTATGEISYGKKIVFQT, from the exons ATGGTTAGATTTAAAGTGGCAGCGGCGCTCCATATACTCTTCGGCTGGATTTGCAGAG GAGTCATAAACATTCACTGCTCTGGATACGTGTGGATAGAACCAGCTCCAGTCATTCAGATGGGTTTGAACATTTCTATAAATTGCCATTCTACGTTAAACTGTCAAATGGCAAAGTTATACATGATGCTAAATGATACTCATATAGAAGACAAATTATTAACAACAATAAACAAAACTACAGTGCAACTTCAGCTTCATGATTTCAGAAAACCATATTCCACTGTCCTATGTTATGCCAAGTGTCCCAGCAGAGCTGCATATATGGTAGTATGTGGAACACAATTTTCTGCAGGAC ATCCACCGGATAGTCCAACCAATTTAACTTGTGTCATTTATGAACATTCAGACCACCTGACTTGTGCTTGGGATGCAGGGAAATACACTTACATAAGTACTAATTACATTCTCTACCTGAAGAG TTTACAGACAGGTGAGGAGAAAGCATTTCCTTCGACTGCAGCAATCAACATTTCATTGAGCAAATTACAAGGAGGCAAACTGTATTCTATTTGGGTCCAAGCCAAAAATGACCTAGGCACAGCACATTCGGATCATCTGCACGTTAACCTTGAGAATTTAG TGATACCAGCCACACCTGTTATCACCAGTGTTGAAACTACAGACAGTTCAGCACCGAGAACCATGCTCCACTGGAAAAAGCAAACATCCATGGAGAACGTTTATTGTGAAGAGAGATACAGAGCACTGGCAGACCAAACTTGGCAT ATGAAAGAATGGGACATAAATGTGACAAGAGGGCCACACACAGCGTACAGCCTGGAGTCAAACACAGAGTATGAGTTTCAAGTGAGATGCCGATTAATTCTTGCCAAAAGCTATTGGAGTGGATGGAGTGCCCCCTTTACTTACACAACCCCAGAAGCAG CACCTTCTAAAATCCTGGATGTGTGGAGGGTTATGGGTCCAGTATACATGAACGGTAGCCGAGAAGTGACGGTCTTGATAAAG cCTCTCGCTCCAAAAGATGCAAGAGGAAAAATTCTGGGTTACAGGGTGTTCCATGAAAGCCGGGGAGAAATGGTTAACTTATGTAACACATCAGACACCCAATGCAAAGTTCTGGTTTCCCCAGCAACGCGTACCGTCCACGTGACTGCATATAATTCCAAGGGACATTCCATGCCAGCCAGTATAACAGTGACCCAAGAGCACAGTAATGTTAACG ATTTCCTATCCCCCACCAACATGCAGATTAGCCATGATGACCACAGAAGAGTCTCTGTCAAATGGAAGCTGCCTAAATACACTGGAAGATCAGTTCTGTGGTTCATAGTTGAATGGATTTCTGCAGCTCAGCATAATCAGCAGCATGATTTTTTATGGAAGAAAGTCCCCAGCCAGGATACATTTACATATATAGAGG GAGACCTCACAGCAGGAATTCACATGAACATTTCAGTATATGCAGTGTATCAAGATGGAATAAGCAAGCCATGTCTTGGCCAACTTTATCTGGTGGATTTAG